In the Calditrichota bacterium genome, one interval contains:
- a CDS encoding MarR family transcriptional regulator: MKETFDYHIKSTWHLLAKMYNLKAMQHDISQVIGYVLINIEKGGTPVTQLASLLGVESTSLSRLLKSIEEKGLIERTTCEDDRRVMRVFLTKEGIAKRKKASEIILSFNDKMARRLSKPEKDNFLKIFNHVKELIQEEIDEIQAMDRET; the protein is encoded by the coding sequence ATGAAAGAAACCTTCGATTATCACATCAAGTCAACCTGGCATCTGCTTGCTAAAATGTACAACCTTAAAGCAATGCAACATGATATCTCTCAGGTAATTGGATATGTCCTCATCAATATTGAAAAAGGTGGAACACCCGTTACACAATTAGCCTCATTGCTTGGTGTAGAATCCACAAGTTTAAGCCGATTGTTAAAAAGCATAGAAGAAAAAGGGTTGATTGAAAGAACAACCTGCGAAGATGACAGACGCGTGATGAGGGTTTTCTTAACAAAAGAAGGTATCGCTAAAAGAAAAAAAGCCAGTGAAATTATCCTGAGTTTTAATGATAAAATGGCCAGGCGCTTAAGTAAGCCTGAAAAAGATAATTTCTTAAAAATATTTAATCATGTTAAAGAACTTATCCAGGAAGAGATTGACGAAATTCAGGCCATGGATCGAGAAACATAA
- a CDS encoding acyl-CoA dehydrogenase, which produces MKDILKGGEFLIKEINADDIFIPEEFDEEQNMMFQTAHEFTDKSVFPVIDQLDKHDRELLDKLMKEAGEIGLLGVSVPEEYDGFGQSFLTSMRVVEAIGKGFAFSVAFSAHTGISTLPILYFGNEEQKKKYIPKLASGEHIGAYCLTEPDAGSDANSGTTKAVLSDDGKHYILNGVKMWITNGGIANILTVFAKIDDDKNLSAFIVERNSEGVEIAPDEEKMGIQGSSTTQIFLEDVKVPVENLLGERGNGFKIALYILNFGRIKLAGATIGACKNVINESVRYSNERKQFGQYISSFPAMKYKMAEQVIRTFANESLTYRISNDIENATQALQDSGMEKDKAIVEGIRQFGIEASISKVFGSEMLDYVVDEGVQIYGGMGYSQETQVEKAYRDSRINRIFEGTNEINRTVIIGEILKRGMKGEIDLLTPAKEVAKEIMEPSEEQDLDYFSTKKQIVSNFKKTVLLIAGAAMKKYQVALMQEQELLFNFSNIIMQLYTAESVMLRVQKLSKMYDENKLSLYKDILDVWVYDASFRIYKEGIDAINSFAEGDENKGLMMGLKRFTKVAGLNVVAARRRIADKLIEDNKYNF; this is translated from the coding sequence ATGAAAGATATTTTAAAAGGCGGGGAATTCTTGATTAAAGAAATCAATGCGGATGATATTTTTATTCCCGAAGAGTTTGATGAAGAACAGAATATGATGTTTCAGACCGCTCACGAATTTACCGATAAATCTGTTTTCCCGGTTATTGATCAGCTGGACAAACACGACCGAGAACTACTCGACAAATTAATGAAGGAAGCCGGAGAAATTGGCTTACTTGGTGTTTCAGTCCCGGAAGAATATGATGGTTTTGGACAAAGTTTTTTAACTTCCATGCGCGTGGTTGAAGCCATTGGAAAAGGTTTTGCTTTTTCTGTTGCCTTTTCCGCCCATACCGGAATCAGCACTTTACCAATCCTTTATTTTGGCAATGAGGAGCAAAAGAAAAAATATATTCCAAAACTTGCAAGCGGCGAACACATCGGGGCGTATTGCCTCACTGAACCTGATGCCGGCTCGGATGCAAATTCCGGTACAACAAAAGCTGTTTTAAGCGACGATGGCAAACACTACATTTTAAATGGTGTAAAAATGTGGATCACAAATGGTGGTATTGCCAATATTTTGACGGTGTTTGCAAAAATAGATGATGATAAAAACCTGAGCGCTTTTATTGTTGAGCGTAACTCGGAGGGTGTTGAAATAGCACCTGATGAAGAAAAGATGGGTATCCAGGGTTCCTCTACAACTCAAATCTTTTTAGAAGATGTAAAAGTGCCGGTTGAGAATTTACTGGGTGAGCGAGGCAATGGCTTTAAAATTGCTTTATATATTCTAAACTTTGGTCGGATTAAACTGGCCGGAGCAACTATTGGTGCATGTAAAAATGTAATCAATGAATCCGTCCGGTATTCCAATGAGCGTAAACAGTTTGGACAATATATCTCCTCTTTTCCTGCTATGAAATACAAAATGGCTGAACAGGTTATCCGTACTTTTGCTAATGAATCGCTTACTTACCGAATTAGCAATGACATCGAAAATGCCACACAAGCTTTGCAGGACAGCGGAATGGAAAAAGATAAAGCAATTGTTGAGGGCATTCGGCAGTTTGGGATTGAAGCATCGATCAGCAAAGTTTTTGGTTCTGAAATGCTGGATTATGTTGTGGATGAAGGCGTTCAGATTTATGGTGGGATGGGCTATTCACAGGAAACCCAGGTTGAAAAAGCATATCGGGATTCGCGAATCAACCGTATTTTTGAAGGGACAAATGAAATCAACCGCACTGTTATAATCGGGGAAATTTTAAAACGCGGCATGAAAGGCGAGATTGATTTGCTGACTCCGGCCAAAGAAGTGGCAAAAGAAATAATGGAACCTTCTGAAGAACAAGATTTAGATTATTTTTCCACAAAAAAACAAATTGTTTCCAATTTCAAAAAAACTGTTTTACTGATAGCCGGTGCTGCAATGAAAAAGTACCAGGTTGCCTTAATGCAGGAACAGGAATTATTATTCAACTTTTCTAATATAATTATGCAGCTTTATACGGCTGAGTCCGTAATGTTGCGGGTGCAAAAGCTAAGTAAAATGTATGATGAAAATAAATTAAGCTTATACAAAGATATTTTGGATGTTTGGGTTTATGATGCTTCTTTTAGAATTTACAAAGAAGGGATTGATGCGATAAACAGTTTTGCAGAAGGCGATGAGAATAAAGGGTTGATGATGGGCCTAAAAAGATTTACAAAAGTTGCAGGTCTTAACGTTGTTGCTGCGCGTCGCCGTATCGCCGACAAACTAATTGAGGATAATAAGTATAATTTTTAA
- a CDS encoding glycosyltransferase family 2 protein, translating into MAVQDTEPYLPACLDSIIAQTYTNWELIAVNDHSTDRTPEILKEYSKKDNRIRVYDSGDNYKLIPTLQVAYKQCRGELINRMDSDDKMPDYKIQLLVDEWQKYGKGTIIAGGTEHFVDEGEVGDGFLRYERWLNEVAKNGTHYQEIYQECVIPSHCWIIHKDDFDLVGAFDPIVYPEDYDLCFRFYREGLNVVGIDRILHFWRDRSNRISRTWEEYKDNRYFDLKLRYFYELDRDRKRPLVLWGAGRNGKDMAKLLLANNDSFHWVCDNQRKIGEHVYGVKMEHFNTIPERDNPQIIIVVSSPDGKVSIRKQLQEWRKEPVKDFWFFA; encoded by the coding sequence ATGGCGGTTCAAGATACAGAACCATACTTGCCGGCCTGCCTTGATTCGATCATCGCACAAACTTATACCAACTGGGAGTTGATTGCGGTTAACGATCATTCCACGGATCGAACTCCTGAAATTTTAAAGGAGTATTCAAAAAAAGATAATCGCATTCGCGTATATGATAGCGGCGATAATTATAAACTTATTCCAACTTTACAGGTGGCTTACAAACAATGTCGTGGCGAATTAATAAACCGCATGGATTCTGATGATAAAATGCCAGATTATAAAATTCAGCTGTTGGTGGATGAATGGCAAAAGTATGGCAAGGGGACGATTATTGCAGGGGGTACAGAGCATTTTGTAGACGAAGGTGAAGTTGGCGATGGCTTTCTTCGATATGAGCGTTGGCTGAATGAAGTTGCAAAAAATGGTACTCATTATCAGGAAATTTACCAGGAGTGCGTCATCCCTTCTCATTGCTGGATAATTCATAAAGATGACTTTGACCTGGTGGGTGCATTTGATCCCATCGTCTATCCTGAAGATTATGATCTTTGTTTCCGCTTCTACCGCGAAGGTCTAAATGTTGTTGGAATTGACAGAATTTTGCATTTCTGGCGTGATAGGTCCAACCGTATTTCACGCACTTGGGAGGAATACAAAGACAACCGCTACTTCGATCTAAAACTAAGATATTTTTATGAGTTGGACCGCGATAGAAAGCGACCATTGGTTTTATGGGGTGCCGGGCGCAATGGCAAAGATATGGCCAAATTGCTTCTGGCAAACAATGATTCATTTCACTGGGTGTGCGATAATCAGCGCAAAATTGGTGAGCATGTTTATGGTGTAAAAATGGAACATTTCAATACAATCCCTGAACGAGATAATCCACAAATAATAATTGTAGTTTCATCCCCGGATGGAAAAGTGAGCATTCGAAAACAATTGCAGGAATGGAGAAAAGAACCGGTTAAAGATTTCTGGTTTTTTGCCTGA